In a genomic window of Glycine max cultivar Williams 82 chromosome 13, Glycine_max_v4.0, whole genome shotgun sequence:
- the LOC102662364 gene encoding LOW QUALITY PROTEIN: protein QUIRKY (The sequence of the model RefSeq protein was modified relative to this genomic sequence to represent the inferred CDS: substituted 1 base at 1 genomic stop codon), translating into MAEGAGRKLMVEVCNAKNLMPKDGQGTASAYAIVDFDGQRRRTKTKSRDLNPQWEEKLEFIVHDKDSMPSETLEVNIYNDKRTGKRSTFLGKVKISESTFVKSGSEAIVYYPLEKRSVFSQIKGELGLKVWYVEDDPPETENAGEEKAESAPAAEEKPPEKEKKEDENKPKEESKEEKPKEEATAEAAAPPPPEVENPPIAQTEKPKPPKEKHGEVQKRADLNVSDHELRSLRGDRSCSAYDLVDRMPFLYVRVVKAKRPKPETGSTVYSKLVIGTHSVKTRSESEGKDWDQVFAFDKEGLNSTLFEVSVWSEEVKEGDEKSESSLGTVSFDLQEVPKRVPPDSPLAPQWYTLESETSPGNDVMLAVXIGTQADKAFQEAWQSDSGGLIPETRAKVHF; encoded by the coding sequence ATGGCGGAAGGTGCTGGAAGGAAGCTCATGGTGGAGGTTTGCAACGCGAAGAACCTGATGCCGAAGGATGGTCAAGGAACCGCGAGTGCTTACGCGATCGTTGACTTCGATGGCCAGCGACGGCGAACCAAGACGAAATCGAGAGATCTCAATCCTCAATGGGAGGAGAAACTCGAGTTCATCGTCCACGACAAAGACTCCATGCCTTCCGAAACGCTGGAGGTGAATATCTACAACGACAAAAGGACAGGGAAACGAAGCACTTTTCTCGGCAAAGTCAAGATTTCCGAAAGCACGTTTGTGAAATCCGGTTCCGAAGCGATTGTCTACTATCCGTTAGAGAAGAGGAGCGTGTTCTCTCAGATCAAAGGAGAGCTCGGTCTCAAGGTTTGGTACGTCGAGGACGATCCACCGGAAACAGAAAACGCCGGTGAGGAGAAAGCAGAGTCAGCACCAGCGGCGGAGGAGAAGCCGccggaaaaggaaaagaaagaagatgagAATAAACCtaaagaagaatcaaaagaagaaaaaccaaaggaGGAGGCTACGGCGGAGGCGGCGGCACCGCCACCGCCGGAGGTGGAGAATCCACCTATTGCGCAGACGGAGAAGCCAAAGCCGCCGAAGGAAAAGCACGGCGAAGTGCAGAAGCGTGCGGATCTGAACGTGAGCGATCACGAACTGCGATCTCTGAGAGGCGATCGGAGCTGCAGTGCCTACGACCTCGTTGATCGCATGCCGTTTTTATACGTTCGCGTGGTGAAGGCGAAGAGACCTAAACCAGAAACCGGTTCGACCGTTTACTCGAAGCTTGTGATCGGGACTCACAGCGTGAAGACCAGAAGCGAGAGTGAAGGCAAAGACTGGGATCAGGTTTTCGCCTTCGATAAAGAAGGCCTCAATTCGACGTTGTTCGAGGTTTCCGTTTGGTCAGAGGAGGTCAAAGAAGGGGATGAGAAAAGCGAGAGTTCTCTCGGAACGGTGTCGTTTGATCTGCAGGAGGTTCCTAAAAGAGTTCCTCCGGATAGTCCTTTGGCTCCGCAGTGGTACACTCTCGAATCCGAAACCTCGCCGGGAAATGACGTCATGCTCGCCGTTTGAATCGGGACTCAGGCTGACAAGGCCTTTCAGGAGGCTTGGCAGTCCGATTCTGGCGGGCTGATACCGGAGACAAGAGCTAAAGTACatttttga